A single genomic interval of Homo sapiens chromosome 7, GRCh38.p14 Primary Assembly harbors:
- the PILRB gene encoding paired immunoglobulin-like type 2 receptor beta isoform 2 precursor (isoform 2 precursor is encoded by transcript variant 2): protein MGRPLLLPLLLLLQPPAFLQPGGSTGSGPSYLYGVTQPKHLSASMGGSVEIPFSFYYPWELAIVPNVRISWRRGHFHGQSFYSTRPPSIHKDYVNRLFLNWTEGQESGFLRISNLRKEDQSVYFCRVELDTRRSGRQQLQSIKGTKLTITQAVTTTTTWRPSSTTTIAGLRVTESKGHSESWHLSLDTAIRVALAVAVLKTVILGLLCLLLLWWRRRKGSRAPSSDF, encoded by the exons ATGGGTCGgcccctgctgctgcccctgctgctcctgctgcagCCGCCAGCATTTCTGCAGCCTG GTGGCTCCACAGGATCTGGTCCAAGCTACCTTTATGGGGTCACTCAACCAAAACACCTCTCAGCCTCCATGGGTGGCTCTGTGGAAATCCCCTTCTCCTTCTATTACCCCTGGGAGTTAGCCATAGTTCCCAACGTGAGAATATCCTGGAGACGGGGCCACTTCCACGGGCAGTCCTTCTACAGCACAAGGCCGCCTTCCATTCACAAGGATTATGTGAACCGGCTCTTTCTGAACTGGACAGAGGGTCAGGAGAGCGGCTTCCTCAGGATCTCAAACCTGCGGAAGGAGGACCAGTCTGTGTATTTCTGCCGAGTCGAGCTGGACACCCGGAGATcagggaggcagcagttgcagtccATCAAGGGGACCAAACTCACCATCACCCAGG CTgtcacaaccaccaccacctggAGGCCCAGCAGCACAACCACCATAGCCGGCCTCAGGGTCACAGAAAGCAAAGGGCACTCAGAATCATGGCACCTAAGTCTGGACACTGCCATCAGGGTTGCATTGGCTGTCGCTGTGCTCAAAACTGTCATTTTGGGACTGCTGTGCCTCCTCCTCCTGTggtggaggagaaggaaag GTAGCAGGGCGCCAAGCAGTGACTTCTGA
- the PILRB gene encoding paired immunoglobulin-like type 2 receptor beta isoform 1 precursor (isoform 1 precursor is encoded by transcript variant 1), with protein sequence MGRPLLLPLLLLLQPPAFLQPGGSTGSGPSYLYGVTQPKHLSASMGGSVEIPFSFYYPWELAIVPNVRISWRRGHFHGQSFYSTRPPSIHKDYVNRLFLNWTEGQESGFLRISNLRKEDQSVYFCRVELDTRRSGRQQLQSIKGTKLTITQAVTTTTTWRPSSTTTIAGLRVTESKGHSESWHLSLDTAIRVALAVAVLKTVILGLLCLLLLWWRRRKGLSHRTRPVWNLLYGRSMCGISAELSIGNLDVHISSSKERTRLQAAMSSTSISSKPDSSRAPSSDF encoded by the exons ATGGGTCGgcccctgctgctgcccctgctgctcctgctgcagCCGCCAGCATTTCTGCAGCCTG GTGGCTCCACAGGATCTGGTCCAAGCTACCTTTATGGGGTCACTCAACCAAAACACCTCTCAGCCTCCATGGGTGGCTCTGTGGAAATCCCCTTCTCCTTCTATTACCCCTGGGAGTTAGCCATAGTTCCCAACGTGAGAATATCCTGGAGACGGGGCCACTTCCACGGGCAGTCCTTCTACAGCACAAGGCCGCCTTCCATTCACAAGGATTATGTGAACCGGCTCTTTCTGAACTGGACAGAGGGTCAGGAGAGCGGCTTCCTCAGGATCTCAAACCTGCGGAAGGAGGACCAGTCTGTGTATTTCTGCCGAGTCGAGCTGGACACCCGGAGATcagggaggcagcagttgcagtccATCAAGGGGACCAAACTCACCATCACCCAGG CTgtcacaaccaccaccacctggAGGCCCAGCAGCACAACCACCATAGCCGGCCTCAGGGTCACAGAAAGCAAAGGGCACTCAGAATCATGGCACCTAAGTCTGGACACTGCCATCAGGGTTGCATTGGCTGTCGCTGTGCTCAAAACTGTCATTTTGGGACTGCTGTGCCTCCTCCTCCTGTggtggaggagaaggaaag gcttgagccaccgcacccggccagtttgGAATCTGTTATACGGGAGATCCATGTGTGGCATCTCAGCAGAGTTGTCCATTGGAAACTTGGATGTACACATTTCCAGTTCAAAAGAGAGGACAAGGCTCCAGGCAGCAATGAGTTCTACCTCAATATCCTCCAAACCTGACA GTAGCAGGGCGCCAAGCAGTGACTTCTGA